GACGAGCCGCTTCATGCGCATGGCTTTCCCAAGAAAGAGCCCTGGTATCCGGGAGGTGAGTTTTTTCGCTCGTGGCGGACTTATGACGCGCTACACACCTGTAATACGTGGACGGCAGGGTCCTTGCAGTACATGGGATTTCCGGTGTCCCCAACAGGCATTCTCTTCGCAGGGCAGGTGCAATCTCTCATGCATTCTCTCCATCGCGGCTAATGGCACGCCGCTGGTAATCAGTCTGCTTGCCGCTAGTTTTTTGGCAGATCCACATCCTCCTGACAGACATCGCAATCTCTGGTTATCACCTGTCAAAATCCGTTGCGCTTCAGTCTGACAGGTTGCAGAGAAACGGTGGCGGGAAGCTATCTCGCACTGAGGTTCCTTTTGTGACGGTCTGTTACTCGATCCCAGAAGTATAGTGCTACGTTACTCATAGGAAGAACAAATACAAAGACGCCAACGGTGATTCCGAAAATCTCTGTAACTTGAGAGAATATATTCATAGAAGCACAGGTACCATTTGTCTTTATTCTGCTACTTGCTCGAATCTTCTTTGGCATAAGTGCTTTTCATTCCGGCGAACATGGCGGCAAACCAAAGTAGTGGAAGGATGATGAACAGGGCATAAAATAAAAACATTCCAGTCTCCGTGATCGCATGATTCCGTTGCTTGGGACAAGTCGAATTCCGGAAAGTTCAGCTCGTTTCCAATCTTCTCCAAGATAGGATTGGAATACTCTACTTGCAAGACCGTGCGTGGAGGCTGCCATGACCAAGAGTACAAAGAGGAACCTAGATCAACCCCTAAAAATCAGAGCTAGCGTGGTGACAACGGCGCACGAGGCAAGGAATGGCCGTTTTGCGGAACTTTTCTTCCTTGCTTTGGGCTTTTTAGCCCAAACACCTGGACTCTGGGCGCATTACGCCCCCAGTAAAGGCTAGGCGGCGCACGTTGTACGCCACGACCATCCTGCCCAGAGGCAATGTTCGTGGCAAAGCGTTTTGACAGTTTCCCATAACTCGTAGTAGGGTTCCAATTTCGGTCGTAAAAACGGAGATGCAATGGCTGCCATCGATAATCAGCAGGATGATTGCCTGGATTTCTCTCTTGGCAAACGCGATACCCTTGTCATTGATCGTCGTTACGAAACATTAAGTATCGTTAACGATTTCATAATTGGTTTCTTATTTCTGATTGGTAGTATTTTCTTCTTTTACTCCGCGACAGAAACAGCTGGCGTCTGGCTTTTCGTCATCGGCAGCGCGCAATTGTTGATTCGCCCGTCGATTCGACTAGCGCACAATATTCACATCAAAAAACTCGGTGGAAAAAACTGGGATATGTAAGCTTAAGAAGGATAATTGACATATTTTTATTTACCCATGAAAAAGGTTTATTTCTCAGCTTTCTAAAGAGCATCACCTTTTTTCGAGCATCCCCAAGAAGCCATAGAAAACGCTTATTGTAATCTATAACCAAGCCCGCCGTAGCAGTCGCCGTCGGCAGCAAAGGAGACTCCTACGACATCCCGTTCGCTGAGACCGTCAACGGACTCTACAAATTGGGGAGGTCATTCATCACCGTGGACCATGGAAGACACGCTCCTCTCAAGAAACGGAAGATGGCCTCCACTAATCCGGGGGGATTCGTCTACGCCATGCCCATGCTTTTGTGTTACAACAACGGCCCTCGCCATAAGCATGGCGCCAACTGGTAGTCGCTCATGTCTCGCTATTCCAGTACCCCACATCAGGATGTTGGCGTGCGTCGTGCTTTGGGCGCAGCAATGCTGGGCATGCTTCTGGATGGCTACGATCTCAGCATCATGGCTGTAGTGCTTCTGCCGCTGCACAGTGCTTGGCACCTGCATGCCGCAGAAACCGGACTGCTCATGGGCATGGCCCTGATCGGCTCGTTGCTCGGGGGATTGTTTGGCGGATTTTTCACCGACCGCTTTGGACGGCGAGGACTCCTCACTCCAAATATGCTGCTGTATATTGGCGGGGCCTTGCTCAGCGCCCTGAGCCCCAACCTGAGCATGCTCTTCGCCGGACGCCTGCTCACCGGCATCGCCATTGGTCTGGACTATCCCTTGGTCGCCACCATCGTCGCCGAATATACTCCGTCGGCTCTGCGCGGAAATCGCTTCGCAAGGGTGAACATGGCCTGGTACGTGGGTGCTCTGTTGTCCACTGCCATTGGTTGGTCATTGCTGTTCATCGGCAGCGACTCCTGGCGCTGGATGTTGGGCAGCGCTGCCCTACCCGCCTTGGCGCTCCTTTGGCTACGGCGCGGGCTACCGGAGTCGCCACGTTGGCTGGTGCGCCACGAGAGGATGCCGCAAGCGGACCTGGCTCTGCTGCAACTGCACCCAGAAAGTACTACCGCGGAACGACAGGCGATGCTGCGGGATTTTGCTGCACCGTCCCGT
This genomic interval from Acidithiobacillus sp. AMEEHan contains the following:
- a CDS encoding YrhK family protein produces the protein MAAIDNQQDDCLDFSLGKRDTLVIDRRYETLSIVNDFIIGFLFLIGSIFFFYSATETAGVWLFVIGSAQLLIRPSIRLAHNIHIKKLGGKNWDM
- a CDS encoding MFS transporter, translating into MSRYSSTPHQDVGVRRALGAAMLGMLLDGYDLSIMAVVLLPLHSAWHLHAAETGLLMGMALIGSLLGGLFGGFFTDRFGRRGLLTPNMLLYIGGALLSALSPNLSMLFAGRLLTGIAIGLDYPLVATIVAEYTPSALRGNRFARVNMAWYVGALLSTAIGWSLLFIGSDSWRWMLGSAALPALALLWLRRGLPESPRWLVRHERMPQADLALLQLHPESTTAERQAMLRDFAAPSRSWRILIQKAWLRRLFLSIFPWFCLDVVGLGIGLYFPLVLRSSGFAPSDAAAAAINAGILCISLLGIGYMMPRIDRWGRGSAAKHRGFSS